Genomic window (Cydia amplana chromosome 11, ilCydAmpl1.1, whole genome shotgun sequence):
GTTTAACAACATTCCAATAGAAATAAGGGAAAACCAACAACCACTATTCTCTAGAAAATTACATGAATGGCTTATGAACAAGCAATTTTACTCCCTAAAAGAATATTTGGAATGTAAAGATTTGTAGTTAGcacgtttttaatattttaattacctattatgttatttattaatttgttattttatagttataGCTAAATTAATTTAGTTGTACCTAGCTTTtagatttaagaaatattgCGTGCTGGACCTCGGCAGATTGTGATGGACTTTTTGTATATACTAACACCTTTTGTACTcactttcatgcaataaaaaattatgattatgattattatgattatttgttaaattagtcactaaattaattaattatttttcataatattttttaaatacaatttttttcgtagttggaattttgtaagtaattaaaatagtatttttaggCATAAGGCATGCATGACTGCATTGACACCAACTTTACATCTTTCGTAAGTACAGCATTGCTACCGTTTGTttcaaagatatttttttttcagcgaATCCATTGCCGCCGTctattttatacttacttagTCAACCAATCAGACATCCAAATTTTCAACCGACTAATCCAGGAAATCAAGTAAAACTTCCATATAGTGATTTATACCCCTCCTCTGCATCTGCGCCTGTAACTCCACCTGTATCTGTACCAGAGAAGCCAAGAAATCATCATTATACTGGGCAGCTTTCATATGCACCCTCAAGCGGTAACCGGAGAATTCTGAATGTTGTGCATATTCCATTAAGACCAGCAGCTTCAAATACTTTGCTAGTACCTGCAAGCAGTAATGAAAATAAACCTGAAAATACTCCTGAAGGCCCAGCCCCATTGTCATCTAAAGTTTCAACTACTTCACAACCAGAAGATTTATCACCAGTCCCGAATAACCCAATAGGAGTATCGGCAATACCTGCTAAACCCGATTCAGCCGAAAATGATAACACAATTTCAATTAATCCTAAGGACTTAGCAAATGAGCCAGTTGATAATATAGAAGCTTCGCCAATTCCAGTAAGGCCAAATGATAAAACTACTGAAGATTTTAAGAACATTGACAAGTTGGAGGAATTATCACCGACACCGAGTCAAACTAAAGAAGAATCTCAAATACCCAGTAGACCAAATGATACAAAAGATACTACAGCAGAAAACACTTCAGaagattacataaatacaagtgACTCTCAAGATACTAACTCAGCATCACCAATAAATGCTAACCAATACGATACTGAATGCAGCAATACTGAGCCTAGTCAAGGAGAAACAAACCCTGGTGTATCTGATGAAAATATCTCACAAAATGCTAACACCGATAATACGACAACGGAGAAACCGCAAGATAAATCTACAGAGGACTCGCATGAAACAAGTGAAGAGCCTCAAAATCCATTTTCAGATTTAATTTTGAACGgtaaataacaattaaaattaattattcattaaaGACGTAATGTGCGCctgttaattttaaaatgaataaacCATATggcattataattataacatttcaGGTACTTCGCCTAATGACAAGGACAACGAAAAACCCGAGGAAGTCAAAGAAAATCCAATGAAGGATGTAATTCTCAATGGTAAGTTAAAACATTGAAGGTACATAAACTAAAATAGGTTGAAACCTCTTTTTGACCAAGCGTTAGCAAAGGTCTATGTTTCAGCtttggcaaaaatgctttcgtatggcCGGATGTTCTCTTTTAATAACAGGTCGCGTTTTTAACCGATTCTCTTGAAATTTTGTTACAAGGTTctatagatatattttttttttggttgtttaattttttgaaaaatataaaaatagc
Coding sequences:
- the LOC134652276 gene encoding proteoglycan 4-like — its product is MASIKVLCIVFILALVGEIRANVDSDLPAAPKQLATHQILPPSLLYLLHAQPIRWPRPPTPPVAPSLPVPPTPPVAPSLPVPPTAPVAPSLPFPPTAPVAPSLPVPPTAPVAPSLPVPSALPTAPNTANPLPPSILYLLSQPIRHPNFQPTNPGNQVKLPYSDLYPSSASAPVTPPVSVPEKPRNHHYTGQLSYAPSSGNRRILNVVHIPLRPAASNTLLVPASSNENKPENTPEGPAPLSSKVSTTSQPEDLSPVPNNPIGVSAIPAKPDSAENDNTISINPKDLANEPVDNIEASPIPVRPNDKTTEDFKNIDKLEELSPTPSQTKEESQIPSRPNDTKDTTAENTSEDYINTSDSQDTNSASPINANQYDTECSNTEPSQGETNPGVSDENISQNANTDNTTTEKPQDKSTEDSHETSEEPQNPFSDLILNGTSPNDKDNEKPEEVKENPMKDVILNGTSSDDNENCNVEKPEGNPLKDVILNGTSSDDNENCNVEKPEGNPLKDVILNGTLSHDNENCNVEKPEDNPLKDVILNGTSSDDNENCNVEKPEDNPLKDVILNGTSSDDNENCNVEKPEGNPLKDVILNGKVQRGT